A portion of the Musa acuminata AAA Group cultivar baxijiao chromosome BXJ1-1, Cavendish_Baxijiao_AAA, whole genome shotgun sequence genome contains these proteins:
- the LOC135598850 gene encoding heat stress transcription factor B-2c-like, whose translation MTLAAEPAEGQQRSLPTPFLTKTYQLVDDPAVDDVISWNEDGSTFVVWRPAEFASDLLPKYFKHNNFSSFVRQLNTYGFRKIVPDRWEFANDCFRRGEKRLLQDIHRRKISTAAPPLAPATIPGTAHVRRARSSTYSGEEQVLSSNSSSGPPPPHTATTRPRGEAELGEENAWLRKENERLSREVAQMKKLCREIATLISRHASGRQERGEGVEGQEAAAPLLELMPPGPAAEEVEEEEEVTKSEVPPSPPGASPKLFGVSIGVKRPRLEDGDGPPVSQEVKTESVESAWPNQKDVSPERGGRQPWVIHCPRPSRKACITPDRPIDDGART comes from the exons ATGACCCTTGCGGCGGAGCCGGCGGAGGGGCAGCAGCGGTCGCTGCCGACGCCATTCCTGACAAAGACGTACCAGCTAGTTGACGACCCCGCGGTGGACGACGTGATCTCGTGGAACGAGGACGGGTCGACGTTCGTCGTCTGGCGGCCGGCGGAGTTCGCGAGCGACCTCCTCCCTAAGTACTTCAAGCACAACAACTTCTCCAGCTTCGTCCGCCAACTCAACACCTAT GGATTTCGGAAGATCGTGCCGGATCGATGGGAGTTCGCCAACGATTGCTTCAGGAGAGGCGAGAAGCGCCTGCTTCAAGACATCCACCGCAGGAAGATCTCGACGGCGGCGCCACCGCTAGCGCCCGCCACGATCCCGGGGACAGCGCATGTGCGACGGGCCAGATCGTCGACGTACTCGGGCGAGGAGCAGGTGCTGTCATCGAATTCCTCCTccgggccgccgccgccgcacacGGCCACGACGCGTCCCCGCGGCGAGGCGGAGCTGGGGGAGGAGAACGCGTGGTTGAGGAAGGAGAACGAACGGCTCTCCCGCGAGGTGGCGCAGATGAAGAAGCTATGCAGGGAGATCGCAACGCTAATATCAAGGCACGCGTCGGGCCGGCAGGAGCGCGGCGAAGGGGTGGAAGGCCAGGAGGCGGCCGCGCCGTTGCTAGAGCTGATGCCACCTGGTCCCGCGGCGGAGGaagtggaagaggaggaagaagtcaCGAAGAGTGAGGTGCCTCCGTCGCCGCCGGGAGCAAGCCCGAAACTCTTCGGTGTGTCGATCGGGGTGAAACGACCTCGGTTGGAGGACGGCGACGGCCCACCCGTATCGCAGGAGGTAAAAACCGAGTCGGTCGAATCCGCGTGGCCAAACCAGAAGGATGTGTCGCCAGAACGCGGCGGCCGGCAGCCGTGGGTCATCCACTGCCCCCGGCCGTCCCGGAAAGCATGCATCACGCCGGACCGGCCGATCGACGACGGGGCGCGCACGTGA